DNA from Dama dama isolate Ldn47 chromosome 5, ASM3311817v1, whole genome shotgun sequence:
GTCGCCATTCAGCATTCATTCACCAGCATCTAACACCCAGCACTCAACCACCATCCATTGTCCATCcatctgctcattcattcatccatccattcattcagtgtccattcatccatctacctCTCCATGTAATATCCATCCATCATACagtgtctatccatccatccatccagtatCCACCCATTCATCGATCATATCCATTCAACATCTATTCATTCCTCTATCTACACATCCAACCATCCAATTGtctttcagtctattcatttgtTCAAATGTCTATGTTTTCCACCTCTCCATTCATTCAGAGTACAGATCCATCCTTCTATTCATCCACTgtttatctatccatctattcatCATTTATCCACTCAAACAGTATCTATCCATCTATGCTATACTTAGCCTACTAGCATTCACCTTGATACCAGAATCCCCTGGAGAGTTTTTTCAcccaggggagaggggagggggctaCCCAGGTGATCTTGACACCAGCATCCTACTTCCTAAGAATCATTCTAACCTGAAGAGTTTCCTGGTTTTAGGGACTGCGTATCTTcctggtgcctggcacagagctctgTATGAGCAGAAGCTTAATAAATGAGCAACGGATCAATGAATGAGGGAATCTGAGGCCCTGTGCTGGGCAAGTGGAGacaaaaaactgaataaaattcaGCCCTACGCTCTCAGAAATTCAAGTCTAGACAGAGAAATGCACAACTCACTTTCACATCAGGTGCTGTACCCAGAGCTGTGTGCAGGGCTCTGGGCCTGACCCTGGGGATCTGGAAGTAAAGTGGCCTGTCTCTGCCATTTGGTTTCTGCCCCCAAGTAATTTAAACAGTGCAATTTAGAGGTCCACTTGGGGTAGGCAGGGCCTAACTCCTCTCTGGGAGGTCTGGGGAGGCTTTTCAGAGGAGCTGGACTTGAATGGGCTCTTAAGGGAAGACTAGGATATGGGCAGCGTGACTTGCAGGCATAAGGCATGAACGCCTTAGGTTTCTGGTGCACAGGCCAGAGTGGCTGAGGAGCAGGgcggtggtggggaggggagaggtaaCTTCCAGGTCTCTGGTCCTCCTCACCCCTCCACCTCCAAGGTCTTTATCCAATTCAcccccttcttttcctctctgctgcCTTCCCCTCCCCTTGCCTAAATCTGCAGTGACGTCCTAACTGGTCTTCCTGGgtcctctcctgcctcctccaaCCTCTAAATATCTTTAGAATGTTTCTCAGATCCTGTCATGACTATGCCTCAAACCTCCAGTGGTTTCTCAAAATCCCAGCTCCCGTCTGTAGCCTACGGGCCCTGCGTGCCCAGCCTCTCTCTCCCGCTCTTCACTCCTTCAATATCCTAACCCCACCACACTGGTCCTTCTGGTTCTCAACTACTCCATCCAAAGTAGGACCCTTGTAGCCATCCTCTGTGTTCAtcattccctttcttcttttagtAATAGACGCCTACTTCCCCCGAAGTTTTAACTAGCATGTAACTGCTCAGCTAGAGACTAAATTCTCAGCCTCCTCTGCAGCTGGCAGACTTAGGGAAGTGGTGTGATCAACTCCCAGGCCCTGCCGTCCACATCCTCTTTCCCAACACTTCGCCAGGCTGGAACTGAGACGTGAGGGGGTATAGCTGACTTTGACCATTCTATCCCAGGGGCTAGCGAGAGGAAAACCTGTCTCTCAAATTAAGCATTTTTGGATTCTGGGAAGACAGCCAAACTGACATCCCATCTAATACACTGCTCCTACCCATGACTGTCAGGTTATctcattttgtttccttcctgTCACATATCATGACCTGAAATTAGCTTGTTTATTATTCACTCACTGGTTAAAGGCCCTGTTCCCCAACTGCCCCAACACCAAGAATGTGAGCTCCATGGGAACAGGGACCTTGCCTATTGTGTTtactacttaataaatatttactagatAAATTAGTAATAGTAATATAATAATAGCTCTGCATCTCCCTCGTTTCCTGACTCCTACCTCACCTCCCTCTCCCATGTCTGCAGCCCTTAGACACACACAGCCTTATTCGCTCACCATTGATCTCCTGGATCTCCAGGTCAGGAGAGGCCATGTAATACTTGTCACACAGGAGCTTGGCCATGTCATAGGCATCTGAAAGAAGCAGGGGATCATCAGGGAATGGGTGGCCTCCCCCCAGTAGGCAATTCTCTTGGTATCAACAGTGGGTGTCACCAACATTAAACCCATGGGCATGTGGCCCCCACCCACTGGGGAATGGGTCACCCTCTGGCCAGGTAAACTTGGGGGTTCACTGGGGCTCCTCTGTGGGCCAGGCACAGTGAGGATGACTCACCCTTCACCACCTCAGAGACGTTGCAGTTGGGGTCGATGCTGCCGATGTGTTTGGGGTGGGCAGGGTTGGTTCTGCCATCAAAGAGCAGGGCTACAGGCAGAAACGGTGGGCGCAGTTGGCGGGGCCGTGTCCCTcagctctccctccctccttcccctggcTCTCCAGGACTCCACCTCTATTTCTAACACTTCTGACCCTAACACCGTCTCCCCGCCCTCCTACCCTCTCTCCTCTGACCAGACCCTACAACCTCGACCAGTTTTGGACCTTTGCAGGCCTGAAACATTCTTCTTCTCAGAAGTCTCGTTCCCACACATTCTACATTATATTTAATTCTTCTCTTTTGCTATAcgctaaaataatttttaccatCTTGTGTATTAAATGATTGGCTATGATTTCGCAACACTCATAGTTAATTCTCCTAGAATAAGAAAGTCTAGAAAACCACCTGTTTCCGAGTGTAACGGGATTGTTATGAATACCACAGAAAGAAGTGACACAGTTTTGCTTCCTGTAAACCTCTGAACACTGAACGGCCCTGCGCCCGCTCACTGTGCTGGTTGATGAGCATGCGGATGGAGATGCGGCTGAGGTAGAAGCGGTCCAAGAAGTACTGGATGTTCTGGTTGGAGACGGGGTCGTCGCCGTAGGTGTCCTTGTATTCCAGCACGCCCTGAGCCATGGTGGGCACCACGTCATTGTGGCGGTTCCGGATGGTGACCAGGGCGTCAGTGAACctgcggggtggggggcagatgTTGGCTCTGGGACACCCTCAGACTCTCCCTGCTCTGCCCTTCTCTCCACActtgccttcacccactcgactCTTCCCAGCCCACTCCTCCTGAAGGCCGCCCAGACCTCCCACTGCCTGCCTGGCAGCCTGGGAGCTCCACAGGGTGTGTCCTGGGTCCCCCCGCATCAGACACACCAGGATTGAGGGCTGTCTCCCCGCTCACCCTGGATACACCCAAGGACAGGGGCATTTCCGTCATCCTACTGGCATTTCTGCCCCTGGGGCTGCAGCTCACACCTGCCCTCCCGCCCCCAGCCAGGGCCTCACTCACTGGCTCAGGGTCCGATGGTCCTCAGGGTCCTTGTCCAGGAACTCCATGATGTCCAGGAGACTCTGGACATACCTgtgcaggaggggagggggcatcACCTTAGCTCAGGGCCAGGCCCCTGCCCACCCGACTCTGCTGACCCAACGTTTGCCCTGTGACTCCAGGGGGCAGCGCAGAGTGGGCAGCATGCAATGGGCTCCACAGGTTGACAAGCTGCATCACAAATTTCCTCATTCTGCTCCATCTGTGACTCCCCCCGACAACACAGTAAACGTACTGTGCAAGAAAATCTCTAATTTGTTGGTTCTCAGAGGGCCTTTGCTTTGCTGTCCTAGAAGAGCAGTCTTCGAAGGGGCTTGGTGGCCACCCCACCCACGGGGCTCCTGGtgagaagactgaggcccagaCTGGGGAGGGGGCCTTGCCCAAGACCAGCAGTGACAGCAAGGCACTCAGCCTCCCCCGCCGTCATGGAAACAGACCGAGTGTCTGCCTGCAGGGTGGCTGCTATATCCCAGGGGCCAGCCCAGCGCTCTCACAGAGCAGGGGTTCAAGGAGACAACCTCACACGCTGACTCTGGACACCAGGAGCTGTCATCCTGTTCCCAGTTCCTAGGGAAGTGGATTTTAAATGGTGGGTGGGAAAAGCGAGGTGGGGGGGGAGTTGGTGGGAGCTGGGCATGCCCAGCTCTGACACGGGGTGGGGCTGGAGCCCATGGAGAGCCTGAAGGGGCCCAGCTGCCTAGATGCTGCCAAACTGGAGCCACTGTCCCCCCCGTCCCCACTGTGAGGCAGGGAGCCACTGCTTTCCTACCAGCGCCCCAGTCTGCAGCAGCTCACTCTCTTGGGGAAGGCAGACAGTTGAGCCTCTCTCTGGCAGAAACACTTGGGCTGGCAGGAAGAGGGGCCACTAGAGTCTGACCAGGGAGGGCCCTGGGGGCCTAACAGTCCCTCTAGAAGAGGTCCCACCATAATCCAAAGTCCCATGTATGCAGGGCTTTGACCTTAACAGTAAGAACAGCAGAATTCAGCCCCATTTCACAGTCTCCTCAATTGAGGCCTGAGGCAGTTCCGTAGCTGGGAGGTGATATAGTGAAGACAGGCCTCCAGCGCTCCTGCCACTATACAGTGCTGGCTGCTCAAAAGGGCTAAGCCCCCTGGTCCTGtggttctctctgcctggaataccCTGCTCCCTTCACCTACTGCCACTCTCCTCTCTCTTGCTTAACCCAGTAGAGAAGACGGTGAAAGAGCTAGCTTTGAGGCTAGCTCTGCCAAGTCCCAGCCTGGGCTTTTCCACTTTGAGCTGTGTGGCTCTGGGAAGTCATGGAACCTCTCTGGGCGTGAGTTTCCTTATCAGAAAAAGGGAGGGTATTGTACCTACTGCTATCACTGCTTTTTGGTGAGAATGAAATGTGATAATCAACACAGTGCCTAGCAAATAGTGAGTACTCTAAATGCTTGCTCTTGTTATGAACAGTGGTTCAGACACTGTCAACAGCTGAGGGCACCCTCTTAGTCCCCAGGTGGCACGTGACACACTCCTCTTGGTTACACTGGGCACAGGCTCTGAATCACACCATGTTTGAATCTGTCATGCTCTGGACAGCCACGGAGAACAGATGGGGCTTTCCCAGCCCTGCTGCTGCCGCCTGCCCTCCCCACACAGGGCCCAGCACAGCGCCTGGCAGGAGGTGGCAGAGGTGATCAGCTCTCCCTGGAACCCCCTCACCATCCTCAGAGCCCCAGCAGACAGTCAGAGCGGCCCTCCTACGCCCTCACCTCAGAATTCCTGGAGAATAACAATAGCTGCCGCTTACCCAGTGACCATCAGTGCTCACCTGTGCTCAGCTCTCCCTGGAACCCCCTCACCATCCTCAGAGCCCCAGCAGACAGTCAGAGCGGCCCTCCTACGCCCTCACCTCAGAATTCCTGGAGAATAACAATAGCTGCCGCTTACCCAGTGACCATCAGTGCTCACCTGTGCTCAGAGTCTATGCAGGGGCTTTCATCTCCTAGGAGCCTTCATGAGCATGTGCTATTTCCCCCTTTTGCAGGTAAGGAAATCAGCTCAGAGAGGGCAGATAATATGTTTCAGGTCACACAGTACGCATTCacactgggattcaaacccaggtctgtctgatgcCAAGTCTACACCACATGGCCAAGTGCTCACTGTCTACACCAGTCCTAACAGTGATGCTGCTGATGTCCATGGTGAAGGCAACCAGTGTCTACCGGTGCTGGCCTTGTGCTAGGGCTCTGCTCTATGCTCCCCTAATTAAACCTCCACAATGACCCTGTGGGGGGTATACTACTGCtggacccattttacagatgaggaagtcaACATACGGAGCCGGAATGCTCTCTCACAGGCCTGTGTTACTCCAGATCCCTGGATCCCATGCCCAAGAGAAAGCTTCAGGCTCATGTGATTCTTAGAGGGAGAGGGGATTTGAGAGGAGGACCTGCAAGTATGTAACGGTAGGAACAGACAGAGACAGGAGAGAAAGGAGACCAGCTGGGGGGTAGGTGCCCTGGAACCCCTTCCCAAGACCCAGGGGGCAAAACAGAGAGGGAGCAGGTTGGAACTACAGGGCTCTGACCAGCTGGGCCAGGACTGGGGGTTGGTGACAGGATGAGAGCTCTCGCTGCTGCCCCACCCCCTGTGGCTGCCTAATGAACCACCAAGGGGGGTGGCATGAAGTAAAACAAAGGGTACCAGGATGGACTGGCACTGGGAGCGCCAGCTGGCAGGGCTCTGGGGAGAGCTGCAGCCTCATTCAGGCCTCAGTCTCCTGGATTGTGAAGCAGGGAGTAGAATCTCTGCCCGCCTTCCTCTGGGAGACGTTCCATCAGGGGAGTGGTCCTGGGTGTACTCccgggaagggagaggagaggatgACGAGAATTCTCCCAGGGGAACCGTGACTGGGCCTGAAACCCCTCAAGAGTCTGGCAGACCAGACCTTACCCGTGGTCCTGAAAACGGAAAGGAGGGAGTGATGCTGGCTCCAAAACGGCCCACCCTGGAGGGTCAGATAAAGATCTGGGCTTAGACACGGACAGTCTGGAGCAGTGATGCAATGATAGATGTGTCACCTGCCCTGGGCCTGGCAGAACAGGCAGTGGAGCCAACGTGAAGCACTAGGGAAGGCCTGGCCTGGTGACCTCAGCAGTAAGCAAGGCCGCCCAGGACTTCCTGGGTGACATCTGGtgtgtcctcccctcccctctaccAAGTCATGTGGAGACCCCAAACCCTGCCTTCTGGGACTTTCCAGCCAATCCAGAGCCCTGGATTTGGCAGGTGGGAGGGGTAGAATTTGGTGAGAGGAGGGAGCATGTGTAtgcctgtgtgagtgtgtgtgggtgagCCTGGGTGTAGGGATGTCGGAATGAATACCTGGCAGAGTGGGAAGAGGCACACGCAGGCTTGTGTGGGCAGAGGAGTGGGGAGCCTGTGTGAGTCTGGATGCCTGTGGGGGTGTATGTCCACAGCTGCTGGGGACCAGGGTGTAAACAAGGAAGAGGCCCAGCGAGGAGGGGAGAGGTGGAGATGTGCTGGTATCTGGAAGCTGCCTGTGGAGGGGCGCTGGGCACGGCCCTGAGCCAGGCTGACCTGGGCCCCATTGCTGACAGTGCTGCTCTCCGGTCCCAGTGTGTGAAGTGAGCTTCACAGTAGCAGGAGTAGATCAGAGGAGGCGATGCTGGTGGCCGATCCACTCGGATTACATAAGTGATGGCTGAGGGATTCAATGGCAGGTTTTGGCTACAGCCccgggcctggcacagagcaggcccTGGGTGCCCGGAACCAGTGAGGCGGTCATTCTTTTCAAGGGCAAAGACTACTGGGTTTGGTGTCCACACACCTTGCTGAGGCAAGGGAGCTTCATGAGAATGTGCCGTCATATCCACTCTCACCCCCTTCCCATACTACACCCTGCAAAGGCACTACTAGCCACAGGAGTGACTCACTGTCATTTGATTCTACCCTGCAACTATCACTCAACCCTCCATTTTTCCAGATACATCCCCAAACTCCATGCCCTTTGTCAGCCTATCACTTTCCCCTGTGAGATGTAAAGGTTACCCCTCTGTGCCCCCGCAACACTAGCCATCAAATAATCTCTGTAAAGAATATCTACTTTCCCGCTGACATGCTTTGCTTAGAAATATCTGATTCCTCCAGAACACGGCTCACTCCCTTTCCTTTGAGAGCACAGCCCCCAGATCACACAGCCTGGGTTGGAATCCAGGCTCTACCACTTACTACCTGATGAGCTCAGGCTAGTTTCTTAatgtctctgaacttcagtttcctcatctacaaaacagGGATGATAAAAAGGCCTACTCCGCAAGGTTTTTGTGAAGGGTAAATGAGTAAGGACATGCTCAGAGCAGCTCCTGATGGCCAGCAGGCCTTCCAGGGGTGTCTGCCTCTGTCATTGTCGTCCACCACCAAGACTACACTCTTAAGAGAACCTCTGCCAGAGCACATCATCTTTGGCCAGAAGGTGCCGCTGCCAGAAGATCACAGACATCACTCGTGTGTAGAGTTTGTGTACTTCTACCTCCAGCAGTGGCAtctcacccattttacagatgaggaagatgAGACTCAGAGGGGCCATGTGGTTGGCCAAATGTTAAATATCCAGCAGGCACAAAAGCCAAGCCTCAAAGTCAGGCATGCCGGTGCCACACTCAGGGCTTTCCTTCACCTTCCAGTTACCTCCAAAACAGGATCCCATGACCCCCAGTCAGTCCAGTTGAAATAATACATCAGGTTTGTTTAGGAACAGGAATTCTCCACTTGCCCACCTGCCTAGACCCTCTCCCCAGCTGAGTAGAAACTCCACTAGCTGTTGCCACGTGTTAACTATTGCCACCACTGTTACCGAGAGCATGTGCACAAGCCTTGTCCGTTTCCAAAGGAAAGGTTTTACTGCTCACTCATCGGTCTCTGAGGCTAGTAGCCCTCTTGCCAAGCTCTCTGGTAGGTTTTCCCCTTCCTCTTGTGGAACTGCCTACCTTCACCACCTCCATCATGCAAGCTGGCAAGGGGGTTCCCATGGAAAGGGAGGTCTGTCTCGGGAAGTTCTTCCTTGCCTCAGATCACAATCCCTCTTGCTGCATTTGATGCCCATTCTCTGCAAACAGTCTCAGCAGGCTGTCTCTTCATTGTGTCAGCACACTCTAGCAATACCTTGGTGTGCTCTCCTTTAAATCAATCATCCACTGGGAAGCATTCCCTCTTGTCTCACTTCACTCTCTCCTGCTGTTGCTGGTCATTACTTCCCAGCTTTGAGAGAAGAATTAAGTCAGGCCAAGCCCAGACATGAGTAACTGATTTTCAAGAAGggactctgggacttccctgacggtccagtggttaagaatctgccttgcaatgcaaaggacatgggttcaatccctggtcagggaactaagatcccacatgccagagagcaactcagcctgtgtgctacaactactgagcccttgcaccGCAAATAGAGAATCCACGTGCCGCAATGAAAGATCCCCCATGAcacaaggaagatcccacatgccacagctcagacccaacacagccacataataaatgaatattttttaaaaaaagaaggggcTCTATGGGCCTTGGGGGCATCACGGGCAATCAGCACCTCCCTGCCCTCCGTCCCCACATCTCCTGACTCTTCAAGGAAACAAGTGTCCAAGGAGGGGCCCGAGAAGCCCTGTCCTGGAGTTAAGGACCAGCTGGAGAGGCAGCCAGGTCACTCAGCTGGACAGAGCTGGAGGAGGGCTGGAGAGAACAGATGGCACCTTCTGTCTCCTCCTCATGCCTTCCACGCTGCCCCACGGCAGGAAATGCCGGTTGGCTCAGAGGTCCTGGACCTCTAAGGGACAGGCCCCAGTGAGCGGTGACCTCATTGTGCCACGTGAAAATCAGGCTCTGCCCTCTGTCCCCCCACCCACCTTCATCACTTGTAGTAACAGTGCTCTGTCCATAAAGTGAGTGCTCAGATGCCCTAGCCAGGCTCTCTCCTGCCTCCACACCTTTGCACAAGCAGTTCCTTTGGTCTGAATGCTCTTCCCTCCTTTCTAGGTCAAGGTTCACTTAGGCAACTTATAAGGCCCAGTGACATGTCACCTCTTCTCTGCCTCCATTTCAACTTCCCCACAGTGTTCTGATTCAACTGAAATTCACTGTGCACAGACCATGTGCCTGGTCTTTTCTTACTTTATCCTCATTGAGTTAGAATAAGTCATTTATAGCACATTCATGCACAGAAAAAAGCTGGAAGAGCATCAATAAAGGGCACTTACAAAACCTGAATGTTTGGTTAAAGGGTGGAGGGAAATAAttgacattttcttttatctACTTTTCTGTGTTCTCCAAATGTCAAAGTGAGCATTCTGCAATGAGGGGAAGAAACCAATGTTATTTTAAAGCAACATTATTTCgctattaatttaaataaaacaaactcTTCAGTCGCTTACTTCCAGCCACTATGGAGCTCTTAAGTTTGGCCCTTTTATTCTCCCCATGAGAGGATGGCTCctgagcagcagctgctgctgctgtttcccTAACCTAACACAGCACTGAGCTCCAAGTAGGTGTGGATGCCCCGAATCGAAAAGGAAACCACAGTAGTACCAGACCTGCCACAGCCAGAATAACAGGCAAAAGATTTCTGCACGCATGCCACTGAAGATTAACCATGATTAGCTACTCACACCCCCAGTTACAGAGCagatttttgtttattcttcatgTGATTGGCCTTTGGTTAATGTCATTCAGTTTTTAATACTTATCCCTGGACAAAGTTTTTGAGTAACCTTTACTGAGAATTTctctctgctactgctgctgtgTGCAATAAACTTTTGGTCTTTGCCCGTCTAAAGCTCTTTGGGGTTGGTACTGTGCCAAGCTTGTGTCTATTTGAGTGTTTTCCAACATCCCAAACAGGCTGATTTGTTTGGATCATACAATTTGAAGATTCACTTCTTCCTGTTTCCCACAAAGTTGCCCCAGCTAGATGTTATCCAACAGGTGCTAGATTCTCAGGGTCAGGGCTGGTGGCAAATGCTGCCATGAGCCTGATTTGGGTTttggtgtgaaaatgatgatttccttttccagagaatGGAGGGTGGTGGGTATAGGGTTGTCTCAGAGACATGGAGGCTGGAAGCTTGATCTGAGTCCCTGTTATGGCCTAGGATTCCCACTTGACTGTGAAAACTCCCCTACTTCTCAAAGTCCCCGTGCCTCTCCTCTTGCCCCACCTCCTGCAAGGCTGGGAGCATCGGGCATCTGACAATGGAGTGGGGGGCACGGGGATCTAGCCGAGGGTCTCACCAGCTCTGTACCAGCTGCACCGAGGGTGTGCTCAGCACCCGGTCAGGAAGCAGGTTGATCTCCTTCATGATGTTGGCCAGGCGCACAGGCAGCTCCTGCCTGAGAAAAGTGAACGAGGTTTTCTCACAGGCATTGCTGGACCCTGGTGGAAGAGGGAAAGGTGAGCCTAAGAGTTACAAAGCACTGGAACCAGAAGACCTCTGAGTGGTGGGGAAGGGGGTCAGGTCACTAAATACTTCATTTCCTGAGGATTCAGAAGAGACAAGACGACAAGGAGGCACAGGATAAGGACCCCTCCTGACCCAAGCAGTGACCGCCACACTACCCAGCCTAACCCTCAGGGA
Protein-coding regions in this window:
- the PDK2 gene encoding pyruvate dehydrogenase kinase, isozyme 2 isoform X3 codes for the protein MRWVRALLKNASLAGAPKYIEHFSKFSPSPLSMKQFLDFGSSNACEKTSFTFLRQELPVRLANIMKEINLLPDRVLSTPSVQLVQSWYVQSLLDIMEFLDKDPEDHRTLSQFTDALVTIRNRHNDVVPTMAQGVLEYKDTYGDDPVSNQNIQYFLDRFYLSRISIRMLINQHTLLFDGRTNPAHPKHIGSIDPNCNVSEVVKDAYDMAKLLCDKYYMASPDLEIQEINASNSKQPIHMVYVPSHLYHMLFELFKNAMRATVESHESSLTLPPIKVMVALGEEDLSIKAGFGYGLPISRLYAKYFQGDLQLFSMEGFGTDAVIYLKALSTDSVERLPVYNKSAWRHYQTIQEAGDWCVPSTEPKNTSTYRVS